One Aegilops tauschii subsp. strangulata cultivar AL8/78 chromosome 7, Aet v6.0, whole genome shotgun sequence genomic window carries:
- the LOC109779236 gene encoding protein DJ-1 homolog A produces the protein MATRPPVFSTLTASFSPSPPHLLRRLQTLTRALASSSPQPMASSPPLKKVLVPIANGTEPMEAVITIDVLRRAGADVAVASVEPGAAQVAASWGVKLAADALLADLAEADFDLISLPGGMPGASTFRDCKILENIVKKHAEKGKLYAAVCAAPAVALGAWGLLNGLKATCHPSVMDKLPSEVQAVESRVQIDGNCVTSRGPGTTMEYSVVLVEQLYGKEKADEVAGPMVMRPQHGAEFSMKELNSTSWNVGENPQILVPIANGTEEMEAVMIIDILRRAKANVVVASLEGTLEIVASRNVKMVADVLLDDALKQQYDLILLPGGLGGAQAYAKSDKLIGLIKKQAEASKLYGAICASPAIALEPHGLLKGKKATSYPAMWSKLADQSECENRVVVDGNMITSQGPGTSMEFSLAIVEKLFGRERAFELAKSMVFV, from the exons ATGGCCACGCGGCCACCCGTCTTCTCCACTCTCACAGCGTCCTTCTCCCCTTCCCCACCTCATCTGCTACGCCGCctccaaaccctaacccgcgcGCTTGCGTCCTCCTCCCCGCAGCCCATGGCGTCGTCTCCTCCCCTGAAGAAG GTGCTGGTGCCCATCGCGAACGGGACGGAGCCGATGGAGGCCGTAATCACCATCGACGTGCTGCGCCGCGCGGGGGCGGACGTCGCCGTCGCCTCCGTCGAGCCTGGGGCCGCGCAGGTCGCCGCATCCTGGGGCGTCAAGCTTGCCGCCGACGCGCTCCTCGCCGACCTAGCCGAAGCTGATTTTGACCTTATCTCGCTTCCT GGAGGGATGCCTGGGGCTTCCACCTTTAGAGACTGCAAAATTTTGGAGAATATAGTTAAAAAACATGCAGAGAAGGGCAAGCTTTATGCTGCAGTATGTGCTGCACCAGCTGTGGCGCTGGGAGCTTGGGGTTTGCTCAATGGATTAAAG GCAACTTGTCATCCTTCAGTCATGGACAAACTTCCTTCAGAGGTGCAAGCCGTAGAATCAAGGGTACAGATTGATGGGAATTGTGTGACTAGCCGTGGACCAGGAACAACCATGGAGTATTCTGTTGTTTTGGTTGAACAACTGTATGGCAAAGAAAAGGCCGATGAAGTTGCTGGGCCAATG GTTATGCGTCCCCAGCATGGCGCAGAGTTTTCAATGAAGGAGCTGAATTCGACTAGTTGGAATGTTGGTGAAAATCCTCAA ATTCTCGTACCAATTGCTAATGGCACGGAGGAGATGGAGGCAGTTATGATCATTGACATTCTTCGGAGAGCGAAAGCAAATGTTGTCGTTGCATCTTTGGAAGGCACTTTGGAGATTGTTGCATCCAGGAATGTGAAGATGGTTGCTGATGTGCTTTTGGATGATGCGCTTAAGCAGCAGTACGATCTCATTTTGTTACCT GGTGGTCTTGGTGGTGCCCAAGCATATGCCAAATCAGATAAACTGATTGGATTGATCAAGAAGCAAGCCGAGGCAAGCAAACTGTATGGAGCCATATGTGCCTCCCCAGCAATTGCCCTTGAGCCACATGGCCTGCTGAAG GGAAAGAAGGCTACATCCTATCCTGCTATGTGGAGCAAACTCGCGGACCAAAGCGAATGCGAGAACAGAGTCGTCGTGGATGGCAACATGATCACTAGCCAAGGTCCGGGCACTTCCATGGAATTCTCGCTTGCCATCGTGGAGAAGCTCTTTGGAAGGGAAAGGGCCTTCGAGCTGGCCAAATCAATGGTTTTCGTGTGA
- the LOC109779237 gene encoding glucan endo-1,3-beta-glucosidase 14 isoform X2, which produces MAPFATPMRSASLQLSALLCILLCSEVWVLQCGAAIGINYGQVGNNLPTPAQVVSLLSSLRVGKVRIYDVNPQVLAAFAGTGIELIVTVPNDLVQPMAASAGQAMQWATANIKPYFPATRVTGIAVGNEVFTDDDEALKASLVPAMRNLHAALAQLGMDGYVHVSTASSLGVLANSYPPSQGAFTPECAPLMLPFLRFLAETNAPFWINAYPYFAYKADPANVSLSYALSDPYHVGAVDPYTHLQYTSMLYAQVDAVTFAAARLGYGGIPVFVSETGWPSKGDADEVGATVENARAYNRNLLVRQVGNEGTPLRPRQRLEVYLFALFNEDMKPGPTSERNYGLYQPDGRMVYNVGLAQQQTTSAASLSLAASSAPPTREAKGKHVWCRPEKKLLFAMWKALPLPSWGVVGLWTAQRVNIARQRSRFVTRAHMGFREICGEDGEKGWPMLAGFAFQRRG; this is translated from the exons ATGGCGCCATTTGCGACGCCGATGAGGTCGGCGTCCCTGCAGCTCTCTGCTCTCCTCTGCATCCTCCTCTGCTCAG AGGTCTGGGTGCTGCAATGCGGCGCGGCGATCGGCATCAACTACGGGCAGGTGGGCAACAACCTGCCGACGCCGGCGCAGGTGGTGTCGCTGCTGTCGTCGCTGCGGGTCGGCAAGGTGCGCATCTACGACGTCAACCCGCAGGTGCTGGCGGCGTTCGCCGGCACGGGCATCGAGCTCATCGTCACCGTGCCCAACGACCTGGTGCAGCCCATGGCCGCCAGCGCCGGCCAGGCCATGCAGTGGGCCACCGCCAACATCAAGCCCTACTTCCCGGCCACGCGCGTCACGGGCATCGCCGTCGGGAACGAGGTCTTCACCGACGACGACGAGGCGCTCAAGGCCAGCCTCGTCCCGGCGATGCGCAACCTGCACGCCGCGCTGGCCCAGCTGGGCATGGACGGGTACGTGCACGTCTCCACGGCCAGCTCCCTCGGCGTGCTGGCCAACTCGTACCCGCCGTCGCAGGGCGCCTTCACGCCGGAGTGCGCCCCCCTCATGCTCCCCTTCCTCCGCTTCCTCGCCGAGACCAACGCCCCCTTCTGGATCAACGCCTACCCCTACTTCGCCTACAAGGCCGACCCAGCAAA CGTGTCCCTGTCCTACGCGCTGTCGGACCCGTACCACGTCGGCGCGGTGGACCCCTACACCCACCTGCAGTACACGAGCATGCTGTACGCGCAGGTGGACGCGGTGACCttcgcggcggcgcggctgggcTACGGCGGCATCCCGGTGTTCGTGTCGGAGACGGGGTGGCCGTCCAAGGGCGACGCCGACGAGGTGGGCGCGACGGTGGAGAACGCCCGCGCGTACAACCGGAACCTGCTGGTGCGGCAGGTGGGCAACGAGGGCACGCCGCTGCGCCCCCGCCAGCGCCTCGAGGTCTACCTCTTCGCGCTCTTCAACGAGGACATGAAGCCCGGCCCGACCTCCGAGAGGAACTATGGCCTCTACCAGCCCGACGGCCGGATGGTCTACAACGTCGGCCTCGCGCAGCAGCAGACCACGTCGGCGgcgtccctctccctcgccgccTCCTCCGCGCCTCCCACCAGG GAGGCAAAAGGAAAGCATGTATGGTGTAGGCCAGAGAAAAAGCTTCTCTTTGCGATGTGGAAGGCACTACCTCTGCCCTCGTGGGGTGTGGTGGGCTTGTGGACGGCACAGCGTGTAAATATTGCGAGGCAAAGGTCCCGTTTTGTGACGCGCGCACACATGGGATTCCGGGAGATATGCGGGGAAGATGGAGAGAAAGGGTGGCCGATGCTCGCGGGATTCGCTTTTCAGCGCCGAGGCTGA
- the LOC109779237 gene encoding glucan endo-1,3-beta-glucosidase 11 isoform X1: MAPFATPMRSASLQLSALLCILLCSEVWVLQCGAAIGINYGQVGNNLPTPAQVVSLLSSLRVGKVRIYDVNPQVLAAFAGTGIELIVTVPNDLVQPMAASAGQAMQWATANIKPYFPATRVTGIAVGNEVFTDDDEALKASLVPAMRNLHAALAQLGMDGYVHVSTASSLGVLANSYPPSQGAFTPECAPLMLPFLRFLAETNAPFWINAYPYFAYKADPANVSLSYALSDPYHVGAVDPYTHLQYTSMLYAQVDAVTFAAARLGYGGIPVFVSETGWPSKGDADEVGATVENARAYNRNLLVRQVGNEGTPLRPRQRLEVYLFALFNEDMKPGPTSERNYGLYQPDGRMVYNVGLAQQQTTSAASLSLAASSAPPTRDVGKDLTCLCILSALAILLTSQAFLLG, from the exons ATGGCGCCATTTGCGACGCCGATGAGGTCGGCGTCCCTGCAGCTCTCTGCTCTCCTCTGCATCCTCCTCTGCTCAG AGGTCTGGGTGCTGCAATGCGGCGCGGCGATCGGCATCAACTACGGGCAGGTGGGCAACAACCTGCCGACGCCGGCGCAGGTGGTGTCGCTGCTGTCGTCGCTGCGGGTCGGCAAGGTGCGCATCTACGACGTCAACCCGCAGGTGCTGGCGGCGTTCGCCGGCACGGGCATCGAGCTCATCGTCACCGTGCCCAACGACCTGGTGCAGCCCATGGCCGCCAGCGCCGGCCAGGCCATGCAGTGGGCCACCGCCAACATCAAGCCCTACTTCCCGGCCACGCGCGTCACGGGCATCGCCGTCGGGAACGAGGTCTTCACCGACGACGACGAGGCGCTCAAGGCCAGCCTCGTCCCGGCGATGCGCAACCTGCACGCCGCGCTGGCCCAGCTGGGCATGGACGGGTACGTGCACGTCTCCACGGCCAGCTCCCTCGGCGTGCTGGCCAACTCGTACCCGCCGTCGCAGGGCGCCTTCACGCCGGAGTGCGCCCCCCTCATGCTCCCCTTCCTCCGCTTCCTCGCCGAGACCAACGCCCCCTTCTGGATCAACGCCTACCCCTACTTCGCCTACAAGGCCGACCCAGCAAA CGTGTCCCTGTCCTACGCGCTGTCGGACCCGTACCACGTCGGCGCGGTGGACCCCTACACCCACCTGCAGTACACGAGCATGCTGTACGCGCAGGTGGACGCGGTGACCttcgcggcggcgcggctgggcTACGGCGGCATCCCGGTGTTCGTGTCGGAGACGGGGTGGCCGTCCAAGGGCGACGCCGACGAGGTGGGCGCGACGGTGGAGAACGCCCGCGCGTACAACCGGAACCTGCTGGTGCGGCAGGTGGGCAACGAGGGCACGCCGCTGCGCCCCCGCCAGCGCCTCGAGGTCTACCTCTTCGCGCTCTTCAACGAGGACATGAAGCCCGGCCCGACCTCCGAGAGGAACTATGGCCTCTACCAGCCCGACGGCCGGATGGTCTACAACGTCGGCCTCGCGCAGCAGCAGACCACGTCGGCGgcgtccctctccctcgccgccTCCTCCGCGCCTCCCACCAGG GATGTTGGGAAGGACTTGACCTGCCTGTGCATCCTCTCAGCTCTGGCCATCCTGCTCACCTCCCAGGCTTTCTTACTGGGATAG